In Marasmius oreades isolate 03SP1 chromosome 3, whole genome shotgun sequence, a single window of DNA contains:
- a CDS encoding uncharacterized protein (CAZy:GT20): MDSFTEPYIRPAGVALNDIRDQVRALEEDHREKGIELSGRIIHICHSLPITATLNNKAGVISPPATPPSRTTDVPPSPSTEKVQEFPQSVEQPSIPSAWTLTPRYGHAAMISGIRSLSTTHEQLIVGWTGDIHSPTPGERVPEHIISDSDKAALDEALQTYQPKESDPDDDKKTLYVPVWMEHKVAHGHYDGYCKQILWPLFHYLLWQDVATEYASADSHYPFYEAANAAFARRVAEVYRPGDLIWVHDYHLLLVPKLVREVIPEAVLGLFVHTPFPSSEVFRCLPRRKEILDGMLGANLVCFQTYSYSRHFMSTCIRVCGYEANSRGIDVEGHVTAVAHCPVGIDAERVARDVLRPGIQPKLESLRTLYEGKKIIVGRDKLDVVKGVLQKLRAFERLLQDYPEWIGRVVMIQVTSPALTDSPKLERQVTEMVAHINGEYGSLDFIPCHHYHQTLKKDEFYALLSVADLAVITPLRDGMNTTSMEFVIAQQQTKKSPSVLSEFMGISKNMDQALQVNPWDLGDVAAAMNCGLLMSEDEKLSRHEKLLEVVTTQTSHSWATMLVKLLLTQINSQNTARQTPYIPKSLLQDKYKSAKKRLFLFDYDGTLAPIVKVPSMATPSEQTLLALKRLCGDKKNLVYIISGRDGEFLEQHLGHIDKLGFSAEHGGFIREPGQKKWTNFTEALDMSWMSEVHEVFRYYTERTTGSHIEVKKSSITWHYRSADPEWGQFQCRQCQDLLENNLAHKRPIEVLVGKKNLEVRPLAVNKGEIVKRISYLNPDAEFIFCAGDDKTDEDMFRALILFPGSNSGNAKAKLEAPLSVKLVDNVSGDPAPVELDVRPDAVFTTAVGHSSKRTLASWHVTTPQEVVDHMLEMIEFESGTVTPVSSELGGKSHL; this comes from the exons ATGGATAGCTTCACAGAACCCTACATTCGCCCAGCTGGAGTAGCACTCAACGATATACGAGATCAAGTTCGTGCTTTAGAAGAAGACCATCGGGAAAAGGGAATCGAGTTGTCTGGAAGGATCATCCATATCTGTCATTCCCTACCAATAACGGCTACTCTTAACAACAAAGCAGGTGTGATAAGCCCTCCAGCGACTCCTCCCTCGAGGACAACCGATGTGCCCCCAAGTCCATCAACAGAAAAAGTACAAGAATTTCCCCAAAGCGTCGAGCAACCATCGATACCTTCTGCGTGGACTCTGACACCCCGATATGGCCATGCAGCAATGATCTCCGGCATTCGTTCACTTTCTACTACGCACGAACAATTGATTGTCGGTTGGACCGGTGACATCCACTCCCCAACTCCTGGAGAACGAGTACCCGAGCACATCATATCTGACTCTGACAAGGCGGCTCTTGACGAGGCATTACAAACGTATCAACCAAAGGAGAGTGATCCTGACGATGATAAGAAGACACTTTACGTGCCTGTTTGGATGGAGCACAAGGTCGCTCATGGACATTACGATGGTTACTGCAAGCAAA TCCTCTGGCCCCTCTTTCACTATTTACTTTGGCAAGATGTCGCTACGGAATATGCCTCGGCCGATTCGCATTATCCATTCTATGAGGCTGCAAATGCGGCCTTTGCACGTCGCGTAGCTGAAGTCTACCGCCCTGGAGATCTCATTTGGGTACACGACTATCACCTTTTGCTTGTTCCAAAATTGGTTAGAGAAGTTATCCCCGAAGCGGTCCTCGGTCTCTTCGTACATACACCATTCCCCAGTAGCGAAGTTTTCAGATGTCTTCCTC GGAGAAAGGAAATCTTAGACGGTATGCTTGGCGCAAATCTCGTCTGTTTCCAG ACATATTCCTACTCTCGTCATTTCATGTCAACCTGCATTCGAGTTTGTGGATACGAGGCTAATTCACGTGGAATCGATGTCGAGGGCCATGTAACCGCAGTGGCGCACTGTCCGGTAGGTATCGATGCTGAACGTGTTGCTCGCGACGT GCTCCGGCCCGGTATTCAACCTAAACTCGAGTCTCTTCGGACATTGTATGAAGGCAAGAAGATTATCGTAGGTCGCGATAAGCTCGATGTTGTCAAAGGTGTTCTACAGAAG CTGCGTGCCTTTGAGAGATTGCTACAGGATTATCCTGAATGGATTGGGAGGGTCGTCATGATCCAAGTCACGTCACCTGCATTAACAGACTCGCCTAAACTGGAAAGGCAAGTCACCGAGATGGTCGCGCACATTAATGGAGAGTACGGCAGCTTGGATTTCATTCCCTGCCATCATTA CCACCAGACTCTCAAAAAGGATGAATTTTACGCGCTTCTGTCAGTCGCAGACCTTGCCGTTATCACTCCATTACGAGATGGAATGAACACGACCTCCATGGAGTTTGTTATCGCGCAACagcagacgaagaagagcccGAGTGTTCTTAGCGAATTCATGGGTATCAGCAAGAATATGGATCAGGCATTGCAAGTCAATCCATGGGATCTTGGT GACGTCGCCGCCGCTATGAATTGTGGACTTCTGATGTCAGAGGACGAGAAGCTATCAAGACACGAAAAGCTTCTCGAGGTCGTCACCACCCAGACATCTCATTCCTGGGCGACAATGCTGGTCAAGTTACTCCTTACTCAGATAAATTCACAAAACACAGCACGTCAAACACCTTATATTCCCAAATCGCTCCTTCAGGACAAGTACAAGTCTGCGAAAAAAAGATTGTTTTTATTCGATTACGAT GGTACACTCGCACCTATTGTCAAAGTTCCGAGCATGGCCACTCCCTCGGAACAAACATTACTTGCACTCAAACGGCTCTGTGGCGATAAGAAGAACTTGGTGTATATAATTTCTGGCAGGGACGGAGAGTTTTTGGAGCAACATCTTGGACATATCGACAAGTTAGGCTTCTCAGCGGAGCATGGGGGATTCATACGGGAACCTGGTCAAAAGAAATGGACCAACTTTACAGAAGCCCTGGACATGAGCTGGATGTCGGAAGTCCACGAAGTGTTCAGGTATTACACTGAG CGGACCACCGGGAGTCacatcgaagtcaagaagaGTTCAATAACATGGCACTACAGGTCCGCGGATCCCGAGTGGGG GCAATTTCAATGCAGACAATGCCAGGATTTGCTGGAGAACAACTTGGCTCACAAGCGTCCAATAGAGG TCCTTGTTGGGAAGAAGAACCTTGAAGTGCGGCCTCTAGCCGTCAACAAGGGCGAAATTGTCAAGCGTATATCGTATCTGAACCCAGACGCGGAATTTATATTCTGTGCTGGTGACGATAAA ACTGACGAAGACATGTTCCGTGCACTTATTTTGTTCCCTGGCTCGAATAGCGGCAATGCGAAAGCCAAGTTGGAAGCGCCCTTGTCGGTCAAGCTTGTGGATAATGTATCTGGAGATCCAGCTCCAGTCGAGTTGGACGTCCGCCCTGACGCCGTATTTACGACTGCAGTTGGCCACAGTAGCAAGAGAACCTTGGCGAGCTGGCATGTTACCACACCACAAGAGGTCGTTGATCATATGTTAGAGATGATTGAATTCGAGAGCGGGACAGTTACTCCTGTGAGTAGTGAACTTGGGGGGAAGAGTCATCTATAG
- a CDS encoding uncharacterized protein (BUSCO:EOG0926577T) encodes MSAVRALRQLSRTSCVASRNVSRIATVAFSRAATSQLPASKRTFSVSARVFGQGATDNALSTKLAEELKYETENVIKSDTPEFLQAFKAQGVWEIEDAAYQDEVTLTRKFGNETLRVMFSIADVRAEEDESLNNEEALERDEEPEEHDEEVLNSFPIRVSVSVTKASTLGSLSVDMLVQDGHFVIDNITSYRDSKIGTELTAEADWKRRGIYIGPQFDTLDVGLQEEFNKWLEERGINDSVALFIPEYAEYKEQVEYVRWLEGVKGFIDQ; translated from the exons atgtcTGCCGTTCGTGCCCTTCGTCAACTGTCGCGTACTTCTTGCGTGGCTTCCCGTAATGTCAGCCGCATCGCTACTGTTGCCTTTTCCAGAGCAGCTACCTCTCAACTTCCTGCTTCAAAAAGGACGTTCTCAGTTTCCGCTAGGGTGTTTGGACAGGGTGCTA CTGATAATGCACTCTCTACCAAGTTGGCAGAAGAACTCAAATATGAGACTGAGAATGTAATCAAGTCCGACACTCCGGAATTCTTGCAGGCCTTCAAAGCTCAAGGCGTGTGGGAG ATTGAGGACGCCGCATATCAGGATGAAGTGACGCTTACTCGCAAGTTTGGGAATGAGAC CCTGAGGGTGATGTTCTCAATCGCCGACGTCCGagcagaagaggatgaatcCCTCAATAACGAGGAAGCTCTAGAACGTGATGAAGAACCTGAAGAACATGATGAGGAGGTATTAAACAGCTTCCCCATCCGTGTCTCCGTGTCTGTCACCAAG GCTTCTACGCTTGGTTCCCTTTCAGTGGACATGCTTGTTCAAGATGGGCACTTCGTCATTGACAACATCACTTCTTACCGTGACTCGAAGATTGGTACGGAGTTAACCGCCGAGGCTGACTGGAAGCGAAGGGGTATCTATATCGGTCCGCAG TTCGACACACTTGATGTCGGTCTTCAGGAGGAGTTCAACAAGTGGCTGGAAGAACGTGGCATCAACGATTCCGTGGCCCTCTTCATCCCCGAGTATGCCGAATACAAGgagcaagtg GAATACGTGAGATGGCTTGAGGGCGTCAAAGGCTTCATCGACCAGTAA